From Schizosaccharomyces pombe strain 972h- genome assembly, chromosome: II, the proteins below share one genomic window:
- the rav2 gene encoding RAVE complex subunit Rav2, producing the protein MQTEIDASVIVKEKEWLETNVLPEFWESMSEGLKEALNLISSDDPTVLVFTSPKTDAVKGIVSRSSSNVVRVNVTAKVGRTTHVLKLKDSAIIHLDQILNLSNYMHYALYCLPRLRHNTERAIKELQEILHAIVCLLHSIMQEESEKEEIPSNASSISLKSQNSIVSRTSNPFSCLNHSPRQIHKTVRNHLFSPPLPSNLALSFSISNASVCLHLFRLSGPNEVLESFAKNSVDIEMLKPFVSQRIDAFSQDPILLAVTAKLSALQKKVNDVSYRFKTISSSLYGAK; encoded by the coding sequence ATGCAAACGGAAATTGATGCTTCTGTTATcgttaaagaaaaagagtgGTTGGAGACTAATGTGCTACCGGAATTTTGGGAATCTATGTCGGAAGGGTTAAAGGAAGcattgaatttaatttcttccGATGATCCAACTGTCCTAGTTTTCACGTCTCCGAAAACCGACGCCGTCAAAGGGATTGTTTCAAGAAGCAGCAGTAACGTAGTTCGTGTCAATGTCACAGCGAAGGTTGGTCGTACTACGCATGTTTTAAAGCTGAAAGATTCTGCTATTATTCATTTGGACCAAATACTCAACTTGAGTAATTATATGCATTACGCTTTATATTGCTTGCCCCGATTGCGACATAATACAGAACGTGCCATAAAGGAATTGCAGGAAATTTTGCATGCGATTGTATGTCTACTTCATTCCATCATGCAAGAGGAATCTGAAAAAGAGGAGATCCCATCCAATGCCAGCAGTATATCGctaaaaagtcaaaatTCCATTGTCTCCAGAACAAGCAACCCTTTTAGTTGCCTTAACCATTCTCCTCGTCAAATACACAAGACCGTTCGtaatcatttattttcacCTCCTCTTCCTTCTAATTTAGCTCTGAGCTTCAGCATTTCAAATGCTTCAGTCTGCCTGCATTTATTTAGGCTTTCAGGTCCCAATGAAGTTTTAGAgtcttttgcaaaaaattccGTAGATATAGAAATGCTTAAACCTTTTGTTTCTCAAAGAATAGATGCTTTTTCTCAGGATCCAATTCTTCTGGCAGTAACGGCAAAACTTTCAGCGttacaaaaaaaggttaACGACGTTTCATATAGGTTTAAAaccatttcttcttctttatatGGTGccaaataa
- the tam8 gene encoding protein tam8, whose product MNRTSESVEPQQNEKTAVHWSREWVPVVVDTYSNEDDEDNEEGDESRPQRTFLVKRWVQDNVQVEKKGDEETAAADN is encoded by the coding sequence ATGAATAGGACTTCAGAAAGTGTGGAACCTcaacaaaatgaaaaaacagCAGTGCATTGGAGCAGAGAATGGGTTCCTGTTGTTGTAGATACATATTCTAATGAAGATGATGAGGATAATGAAGAAGGAGATGAATCCAGGCCTCAACGAACATTTTTAGTAAAACGGTGGGTGCAAGATAATGTACAAGTGGAAAAGAAGGGAGACGAAGAGACTGCAGCAGCAGataattga
- the trm141 gene encoding actin binding methyltransferase translates to MSGISKLSDFWVEKYKKESKKSWDKFYKRNETRFFKDRHWLDREFDCYFGLPDKLPLTILEVGCGVGNLVYPLLEVQPNLKIYCCDFSPRAIDFVKKHSCYNENRVFPFVNDITEDSLLEVLGSACIDTLTAIFVLSAIPREKQLRSIKNLASVIKPGGHLVFRDYCDGDFAQEKFMTSGDPSMIDEQTFVRQDGTLSLFFREEDIAEWMKSAGFGLVTLDRVNRTVDNRKRNLNMKRTFLQGVWKKL, encoded by the exons ATGAGTGGTATATCAAAATTAAGTGATTTTTGggttgaaaaatataaaaaggaGTCGAAAAAGTCTTGGGATAAGTTTTACAAGCGAAATGAAACAAGGTTTTTCAAAGATAGACACTGGCTTGATCGTGAATTCGATTGTTATTTTGGATTGCCCGATAAGTTGCCATTGACTATCCTTGAAGTCGGATGCGGTGTTGGAAACCTCGTCTATCCTCTGCTAGAAGTGCAACcaaatttgaagatataCTGCTGTGATTTTAGTCCTCGTGCTATAGATTTTGTGAAG AAGCATTCCTGTTATAACGAAAATAGagtttttccttttgttaATGATATAACCGAAGATTCTTTGCTTGAAGTTTTGGGTTCTGCTTGCATTGATACATTAACTGCCATCTTTGTATTATCTGCCATTCCACGCGAGAAGCAGCTTCGTTCTATTAAGAACTTGGCTTCAGTCATAAAGCCAGGAGGGCATTTGGTGTTTCGTGATTACTGTGATGGCGATTTTGCTCAAGAGAAATTCATGACAAGCGGTGACCCATCTATGATTGATGAACAGACGTTCGTTAGACAGGATGGAACTTtatcacttttttttcgagaAGAAGATATTGCTGAATGGATGAAAAGCGCCGGGTTTGGCTTAGTAACATTAGATCGAGTTAATCGCACCGTTGACAACCGAAAGCGTAACTTAAATATGAAGCGTACGTTTTTACAAGGAGTTTGGAAAAAGCTGTGA